Proteins encoded within one genomic window of Bacteroides sedimenti:
- a CDS encoding TIM-barrel domain-containing protein — translation MKNLIGNCHRRRAVLLGLALPLIFSSSPILAGQRAESVREITQQSLKIISAKKINPTTIEVLLSDNQRMTFDFYGENIFRVFQDNQGGVIRDPEAKPEAQILVNNPRKSLSTLNLNDGSDLISITTGKINLQINKKTRLMKVVNLVTNAVVLEEVEPVLFEKDKTVLTLKENPQEYFYGGGVQNGRFSHKGKAIAIENQNSWTDGGVASPTPFYWSTNGYGVMGYTFNQGKYDFGASEKGKVKLSHDSNYLDMFFMINDGAVALLNDFYQLTGNPILLPKFGFYQGHLNAYNRDFWKEDEKGILFEDGKRYKESQKDNGGIKESLNGEKNNYQFSARAVIDRYKNHDMPLGWILPNDGYGAGYGQTETLDGNIQNLKSLGDYARKNGVEIGLWTQSDLHPKADVSALLQRDIVKEVRDAGVRVLKTDVAWVGAGYSFGLNGVADVGHIMPYYGDNARPFIISLDGWAGTQRYAGVWSGDQTGGVWEYIRFHIPTYIGSGLSGQPNITSDMDGIFGGKNLVINTRDFQWKTFTPMELNMDGWGSNEKYPHALGEPATSINRWYLKLKSELLPYTYSIAKQAVDGMPIIRAMFLDYPNAYTKGTATQYQYMYGPDFLVAPIYQETKSDAKGNDIRNGIYLPEGSWVDYFTGEKYEGNRVINNFASPLWKLPLFVKNGAIIPMTNPNNNVSEINKALRVYEIYPYGNSSFTEYDDDGISEEYRLGKGVTTKIESTVDKKNNVTLTIQPAMGDFTGFVKEKATELKINVTAKPKKISARIGNKSVKLKEANSMDEFMKGENVFFYDAAPNLNKFATKGSEFEKVVITKNPQVLVKLAATDITAAQTVVNIAGFVFEPADRYRITTGTLTAPQAKISAENTEAYTLKPTWDKVANADYYEIQFNDMLYTTIKDTELLFDELSAETTYSFKVRAVNKDGYSDWTECSAKTKSNPLEFAIHGIVGETTAQTQEGFEIDRLFDFAEKGDMWHTKYRVNALPFDMIIDLRTVNQLDKFHYLSRTDGGNGTMLKGTVYYSMDKENWTEAGAFDWKRNGDVKVFNFNGKPTARYIKLAVTEGVGNYGSGRELYVFKVPGTASYLQGDINNDGKIDGNDLTSYTNYTGLRRGDSDFEGYISNGDINKNNLIDAYDISVVATQLEDGSADKQIAKVDGSITISTAKQMYNKDEIIEVRVQGTNLKSVNALSFALPYSQKDYEFVGVQPLNIKNMENLTYDRLHTNGSKSLYPTFVNIGNKEAIEGTVDLVVLKFKAKHKVKFDLKVIDGMLVDKNLNSRKF, via the coding sequence ATGAAAAACTTGATTGGCAATTGCCATCGAAGAAGAGCTGTTTTGCTTGGACTCGCTTTGCCTCTGATATTTTCGTCTTCGCCTATTCTGGCTGGACAAAGAGCAGAAAGCGTCAGAGAGATAACGCAACAAAGCCTGAAGATTATCAGTGCGAAAAAGATTAATCCGACCACGATTGAGGTGTTGTTATCTGACAATCAGAGAATGACCTTTGATTTTTATGGAGAGAACATTTTCAGAGTGTTTCAGGATAATCAAGGTGGTGTAATCCGTGATCCGGAAGCGAAACCGGAAGCGCAAATATTAGTGAATAACCCAAGAAAATCTCTCTCAACACTCAATCTGAATGATGGAAGCGATCTTATTTCTATCACTACCGGGAAAATTAATCTTCAGATAAACAAGAAAACTCGACTGATGAAGGTAGTTAATCTGGTGACTAATGCTGTTGTTCTGGAAGAGGTTGAACCTGTGCTTTTTGAAAAGGATAAAACTGTTCTGACTTTAAAGGAAAATCCTCAGGAATATTTTTATGGAGGTGGCGTGCAGAACGGAAGATTCTCGCATAAGGGAAAAGCAATTGCTATTGAGAACCAGAACAGCTGGACGGATGGTGGAGTTGCTTCTCCAACTCCTTTTTATTGGTCAACCAACGGATATGGAGTAATGGGGTATACCTTTAATCAAGGTAAGTACGACTTTGGTGCATCGGAAAAGGGAAAGGTGAAGTTGTCTCATGACTCTAACTATCTGGACATGTTTTTCATGATAAACGATGGTGCGGTGGCGCTGTTGAATGACTTTTATCAGTTAACTGGGAATCCAATACTGTTGCCTAAATTTGGTTTCTATCAAGGACATTTGAATGCCTACAACCGTGACTTCTGGAAAGAAGATGAAAAAGGAATTCTTTTTGAAGACGGAAAACGATACAAAGAGAGTCAGAAGGATAATGGCGGAATCAAGGAGTCACTGAACGGAGAAAAGAACAACTATCAGTTCTCTGCTCGTGCTGTGATTGATCGTTACAAGAATCACGATATGCCATTGGGCTGGATTTTGCCGAATGACGGGTACGGGGCAGGATACGGACAGACTGAAACATTGGATGGCAATATCCAGAATCTGAAAAGTCTGGGTGATTATGCCCGTAAAAATGGGGTGGAAATTGGTTTATGGACACAGTCTGACCTTCATCCGAAAGCCGATGTAAGCGCTTTGCTGCAAAGAGACATTGTGAAAGAGGTGCGTGATGCCGGTGTACGTGTGTTAAAGACAGACGTGGCATGGGTGGGAGCAGGATATTCTTTTGGACTAAACGGTGTTGCTGATGTAGGACACATTATGCCTTACTATGGTGATAATGCACGTCCGTTCATCATCTCTCTGGATGGTTGGGCCGGAACGCAGCGTTATGCCGGAGTATGGTCAGGTGACCAAACCGGAGGTGTATGGGAATATATTCGTTTTCACATCCCAACATATATTGGCTCGGGACTGTCCGGTCAGCCAAATATAACCTCGGATATGGACGGTATCTTCGGTGGCAAGAATCTTGTTATTAACACTAGAGACTTTCAATGGAAGACATTCACTCCGATGGAACTTAATATGGATGGATGGGGTTCGAACGAGAAATACCCTCATGCCTTGGGCGAACCTGCAACATCTATCAATCGCTGGTATTTGAAATTGAAATCGGAACTACTGCCATATACTTACAGCATTGCAAAACAAGCGGTAGACGGAATGCCGATAATCAGAGCCATGTTCTTGGATTATCCTAATGCCTATACAAAGGGAACAGCTACACAATATCAGTACATGTACGGACCCGATTTTCTGGTTGCACCTATCTATCAGGAAACGAAGTCGGATGCTAAGGGCAATGATATCCGCAATGGTATTTATCTGCCCGAAGGATCATGGGTTGATTATTTCACTGGAGAAAAATATGAAGGTAACCGTGTGATCAACAACTTTGCATCACCTCTTTGGAAACTGCCTTTGTTTGTGAAGAACGGAGCGATAATCCCGATGACTAATCCTAACAACAATGTATCCGAAATAAATAAAGCTCTTCGTGTTTACGAAATCTATCCGTATGGAAACAGTTCGTTCACTGAGTACGATGACGATGGTATTTCCGAGGAGTACAGACTGGGTAAAGGGGTTACAACGAAAATCGAATCAACTGTTGATAAGAAAAACAATGTGACCTTGACTATTCAGCCTGCAATGGGTGACTTCACTGGTTTTGTGAAAGAGAAAGCAACGGAACTTAAAATTAATGTAACAGCAAAACCGAAGAAGATTTCGGCCAGAATTGGAAACAAGAGTGTTAAGCTGAAAGAAGCGAACTCGATGGACGAGTTCATGAAGGGAGAGAATGTTTTCTTCTATGATGCTGCTCCTAATCTGAACAAGTTTGCAACAAAAGGAAGTGAATTCGAGAAAGTTGTTATTACCAAGAATCCTCAGGTATTGGTGAAACTAGCTGCAACTGATATAACTGCGGCTCAAACAGTAGTGAATATTGCAGGATTTGTGTTTGAACCAGCTGACAGATACCGAATCACTACAGGTACATTGACTGCTCCTCAAGCAAAGATTTCAGCTGAAAATACCGAAGCATATACCCTGAAACCAACATGGGATAAGGTTGCAAACGCTGATTACTATGAAATTCAGTTTAACGACATGCTGTATACCACTATCAAGGATACTGAATTGCTGTTCGACGAATTGTCAGCCGAAACAACTTATTCATTCAAAGTACGTGCCGTAAACAAGGACGGATACTCTGACTGGACTGAATGTAGTGCAAAGACCAAATCTAATCCGCTGGAATTTGCTATACACGGAATTGTGGGTGAAACTACTGCTCAAACTCAGGAAGGGTTTGAAATAGATCGCTTGTTCGACTTTGCTGAAAAGGGCGATATGTGGCATACGAAGTACAGAGTGAATGCTTTGCCGTTTGACATGATTATTGACCTGAGAACTGTGAACCAGCTCGATAAGTTCCACTACTTGTCACGCACTGACGGAGGCAACGGAACCATGCTGAAAGGAACTGTTTATTATAGCATGGACAAGGAAAACTGGACGGAAGCCGGTGCATTCGATTGGAAACGCAACGGTGATGTGAAAGTGTTCAATTTCAATGGTAAACCTACCGCTCGTTACATTAAACTGGCTGTTACCGAAGGTGTGGGTAACTATGGTTCGGGAAGAGAATTGTATGTATTCAAGGTGCCTGGAACAGCAAGCTATCTGCAGGGGGATATCAATAATGATGGTAAGATTGATGGCAACGACCTGACATCTTATACTAACTATACTGGTCTGAGAAGAGGTGACTCCGATTTTGAGGGTTATATCAGCAATGGCGATATCAATAAGAATAATCTGATTGATGCTTATGACATTTCTGTTGTGGCAACTCAGCTTGAAGATGGTTCTGCCGATAAACAGATTGCGAAGGTGGACGGAAGCATTACGATAAGCACTGCCAAACAGATGTACAACAAGGACGAAATTATTGAAGTCCGTGTACAAGGTACAAACCTGAAATCTGTAAATGCACTGAGTTTTGCTTTACCATATAGCCAAAAAGATTACGAATTTGTGGGAGTACAGCCGTTGAACATAAAGAACATGGAGAACCTGACCTATGACAGACTTCATACCAATGGATCGAAATCGCTCTATCCTACATTCGTCAACATCGGCAATAAGGAAGCAATAGAAGGAACAGTCGATTTGGTAGTTCTGAAATTCAAGGCTAAGCACAAAGTGAAGTTCGACCTGAAAGTTATTGATGGCATGTTGGTTGACAAGAACCTGAATTCTCGTAAGTTTTAA
- a CDS encoding ferredoxin, giving the protein MDEVRLYIINFKSIGMSINDVWLDESENECLCCGGCAAICPQVFEVPGKMLVKEDVDFCQFELAIKLAAENCPTEVIKFD; this is encoded by the coding sequence ATGGATGAGGTAAGGCTATATATAATTAATTTTAAATCAATAGGTATGTCAATAAATGATGTGTGGTTGGATGAGAGTGAGAATGAATGTCTTTGTTGCGGTGGATGTGCAGCAATATGTCCACAGGTTTTTGAGGTCCCTGGCAAAATGTTGGTGAAAGAAGACGTTGATTTCTGTCAATTCGAGCTTGCCATAAAGCTTGCTGCAGAAAATTGTCCAACCGAGGTTATTAAATTTGATTAA